Proteins encoded together in one Sylvia atricapilla isolate bSylAtr1 chromosome 2, bSylAtr1.pri, whole genome shotgun sequence window:
- the WNT11 gene encoding protein Wnt-11 isoform X2 translates to MKPSLRFFLAGFLLLILQTGLCYGIKWIALSKTPLALALNQTQHCKQLEGLVVSQVQLCRSNLELMQTIIQAAQEVIKTCRKTFSDMRWNCSSIELAPNYLLDLERGTRESAFVYALSAAAISHTIARACTTGDLPGCSCGPIPDAPMKMKKSGSQANKLMHLHNSEVGRQVLKASLEMKCKCHGVSGSCSIKTCWKGLQELRDIALDLKTKYLSATKVVHRPMGTRKYLVPKDIDIRPVKETELIYLQSSPDFCMKNEKVGSHGTQDRSGWRERENLRSQYSRQCNKTSNGSDSCDLMCCGRGYNPYMDKVVERCHCKYHWCCYVTCKKCERTVERYVCK, encoded by the exons ATGAAGCCAAGTCTGCGATTTTTCTTAGCTGGTTTTCTGCTGTTGATTCTGCAGACGGGGCTTTGCTATGGGATAAAATGGAT agctctgtccaaGACTCCTTTGGCTTTGGCTCTGAACCAAACGCAGCACTGCAAGCAGCTTGAAGGCTTGGTGGTTTCTCAGGTGCAGCTGTGCCGCAGCAACCTGGAGCTAATGCAGACCATCAttcaggcagcacaggaggtgATAAAGACCTGCCGTAAAACCTTTTCGGACATGCGCTGGAACTGCTCCTCCATAGAGCTGGCTCCTAACTACCTGCTGGACTTAGAGAGAG GCACAAGGGAGTCAGCATTTGTGTAtgccctctctgctgctgccatcagccaCACCATTGCCAGAGCCTGCACCACCGGGGacctccctggctgctcctgtggtCCCATCCCAG ATGCTCCCATGAAGATGAAAAAATCAGGATCACAAGCCAATAAACTGATGCATCTGCACAACAGTGAAGTAGGGAGACAG GTCTTGAAAGCCTCtcttgaaatgaaatgtaagTGCCACGGAGTTTCTGGGTCATGCTCTATCAAGACCTGTTGGAAAGGCCTCCAAGAGCTGCGAGACATTGCACTGGACCTCAAAACCAAATATTTATCTGCCACCAAGGTCGTCCACAGGCCCATGGGCACACGCAAATACCTCGTGCCAAAGGACATTGACATCAGGCCGGTCAAAGAGACAGAGCTGATCTACCTGCAGAGCTCACCTGACTTCTgcatgaagaatgaaaaagtgGGGTCACATGGGACCCAGGACAG GAGTGGatggagggaaagagagaatCTCAGGTCCCAATACAGCAG aCAATGCAACAAGACCTCCAACGGGAGTGACAGCTGCGACTTGATGTGCTGTGGCAGAGGCTACAACCCCTACATGGACAAAGTGGTGGAGCGTTGCCACTGCAAATATCACTGGTGCTGCTACGTCACCTGCAAAAAGTGTGAGAGGACTGTCGAGAGATATGTGTGCAAATGA
- the WNT11 gene encoding protein Wnt-11 isoform X3, with protein MKPSLRFFLAGFLLLILQTGLCYGIKWIALSKTPLALALNQTQHCKQLEGLVVSQVQLCRSNLELMQTIIQAAQEVIKTCRKTFSDMRWNCSSIELAPNYLLDLERGTRESAFVYALSAAAISHTIARACTTGDLPGCSCGPIPDAPMKMKKSGSQANKLMHLHNSEVGRQVLKASLEMKCKCHGVSGSCSIKTCWKGLQELRDIALDLKTKYLSATKVVHRPMGTRKYLVPKDIDIRPVKETELIYLQSSPDFCMKNEKVGSHGTQDRSGWRERENLRSQYSR; from the exons ATGAAGCCAAGTCTGCGATTTTTCTTAGCTGGTTTTCTGCTGTTGATTCTGCAGACGGGGCTTTGCTATGGGATAAAATGGAT agctctgtccaaGACTCCTTTGGCTTTGGCTCTGAACCAAACGCAGCACTGCAAGCAGCTTGAAGGCTTGGTGGTTTCTCAGGTGCAGCTGTGCCGCAGCAACCTGGAGCTAATGCAGACCATCAttcaggcagcacaggaggtgATAAAGACCTGCCGTAAAACCTTTTCGGACATGCGCTGGAACTGCTCCTCCATAGAGCTGGCTCCTAACTACCTGCTGGACTTAGAGAGAG GCACAAGGGAGTCAGCATTTGTGTAtgccctctctgctgctgccatcagccaCACCATTGCCAGAGCCTGCACCACCGGGGacctccctggctgctcctgtggtCCCATCCCAG ATGCTCCCATGAAGATGAAAAAATCAGGATCACAAGCCAATAAACTGATGCATCTGCACAACAGTGAAGTAGGGAGACAG GTCTTGAAAGCCTCtcttgaaatgaaatgtaagTGCCACGGAGTTTCTGGGTCATGCTCTATCAAGACCTGTTGGAAAGGCCTCCAAGAGCTGCGAGACATTGCACTGGACCTCAAAACCAAATATTTATCTGCCACCAAGGTCGTCCACAGGCCCATGGGCACACGCAAATACCTCGTGCCAAAGGACATTGACATCAGGCCGGTCAAAGAGACAGAGCTGATCTACCTGCAGAGCTCACCTGACTTCTgcatgaagaatgaaaaagtgGGGTCACATGGGACCCAGGACAG GAGTGGatggagggaaagagagaatCTCAGGTCCCAATACAGCAGGTAG
- the WNT11 gene encoding protein Wnt-11 isoform X1 produces MKPSLRFFLAGFLLLILQTGLCYGIKWIALSKTPLALALNQTQHCKQLEGLVVSQVQLCRSNLELMQTIIQAAQEVIKTCRKTFSDMRWNCSSIELAPNYLLDLERGTRESAFVYALSAAAISHTIARACTTGDLPGCSCGPIPGETPGPGYRWGGCADNLNYGLIMGSKFSDAPMKMKKSGSQANKLMHLHNSEVGRQVLKASLEMKCKCHGVSGSCSIKTCWKGLQELRDIALDLKTKYLSATKVVHRPMGTRKYLVPKDIDIRPVKETELIYLQSSPDFCMKNEKVGSHGTQDRQCNKTSNGSDSCDLMCCGRGYNPYMDKVVERCHCKYHWCCYVTCKKCERTVERYVCK; encoded by the exons ATGAAGCCAAGTCTGCGATTTTTCTTAGCTGGTTTTCTGCTGTTGATTCTGCAGACGGGGCTTTGCTATGGGATAAAATGGAT agctctgtccaaGACTCCTTTGGCTTTGGCTCTGAACCAAACGCAGCACTGCAAGCAGCTTGAAGGCTTGGTGGTTTCTCAGGTGCAGCTGTGCCGCAGCAACCTGGAGCTAATGCAGACCATCAttcaggcagcacaggaggtgATAAAGACCTGCCGTAAAACCTTTTCGGACATGCGCTGGAACTGCTCCTCCATAGAGCTGGCTCCTAACTACCTGCTGGACTTAGAGAGAG GCACAAGGGAGTCAGCATTTGTGTAtgccctctctgctgctgccatcagccaCACCATTGCCAGAGCCTGCACCACCGGGGacctccctggctgctcctgtggtCCCATCCCAGGTGAGACACCTGGACCTGGGTATCGATGGGGAGGATGTGCAGACAACCTCAACTATGGTCTTATCATGGGGTCCAAATTTTCAGATGCTCCCATGAAGATGAAAAAATCAGGATCACAAGCCAATAAACTGATGCATCTGCACAACAGTGAAGTAGGGAGACAG GTCTTGAAAGCCTCtcttgaaatgaaatgtaagTGCCACGGAGTTTCTGGGTCATGCTCTATCAAGACCTGTTGGAAAGGCCTCCAAGAGCTGCGAGACATTGCACTGGACCTCAAAACCAAATATTTATCTGCCACCAAGGTCGTCCACAGGCCCATGGGCACACGCAAATACCTCGTGCCAAAGGACATTGACATCAGGCCGGTCAAAGAGACAGAGCTGATCTACCTGCAGAGCTCACCTGACTTCTgcatgaagaatgaaaaagtgGGGTCACATGGGACCCAGGACAG aCAATGCAACAAGACCTCCAACGGGAGTGACAGCTGCGACTTGATGTGCTGTGGCAGAGGCTACAACCCCTACATGGACAAAGTGGTGGAGCGTTGCCACTGCAAATATCACTGGTGCTGCTACGTCACCTGCAAAAAGTGTGAGAGGACTGTCGAGAGATATGTGTGCAAATGA